A window of the Xiashengella succiniciproducens genome harbors these coding sequences:
- a CDS encoding efflux RND transporter periplasmic adaptor subunit, translating into MQKNNKLIRIAAIGLAAVILIFVGYRLLKNNKIIHEVLIEVPVQRGDFTGVVFSTGQLLAENSTFIEVPKELSSRNINIFEIQITELVEEGTVVQQGDFVASLDHSTVEELLTNAEENLKKALQSLEDARIDTNINMSNLRDGLLNAKVEVEEKKLVLEQSVYESPAVKRQAALDLERAEQNLLQLQRNYELKETQARNTVLRAQDEVRRNQEIVRDIQNLFQALEIKAPMPGMVIYSYDRMGNKIKAGSSVSPWASIIAELPDLSSMISKTYINEIDISKIKKGQKVKVGVDAFPDKVFDGEVISVANIGQTLPNGDTKVFEVIVKLFGSDPELRPAMTTSNIITVSDQKDVLYIPLESVFRTDSTNYVFTYKSGLVRQIVDLGPENSSHVVVNRGLEEGQIVVMNAPADPESLPLLGTDIYEDLLKKAEEAKKEAAERQQREAEESEADSEGFGQFPGGPGGPGGFQGGQPGQGGPGGQGGFQGGQGAPGGMSAGGQGGRGGERRITPPGSN; encoded by the coding sequence ATGCAGAAAAATAATAAGCTAATCAGGATCGCTGCAATAGGTCTTGCAGCAGTGATATTGATCTTTGTAGGGTACCGCTTGTTAAAGAATAACAAAATCATACATGAGGTTTTGATTGAGGTACCCGTACAGCGTGGGGATTTTACTGGAGTTGTGTTTTCGACCGGGCAGTTGCTGGCCGAGAATTCAACCTTTATTGAAGTTCCCAAAGAGCTGTCAAGTCGTAACATTAACATTTTTGAGATTCAAATCACAGAGTTGGTAGAGGAAGGTACTGTGGTACAACAGGGTGACTTTGTTGCATCCCTCGATCACAGTACTGTTGAGGAGCTGCTTACAAATGCAGAGGAAAACCTCAAGAAGGCATTGCAGTCTCTGGAAGATGCGAGGATCGATACCAACATTAATATGAGCAACCTGCGCGATGGATTGCTTAATGCCAAGGTTGAAGTAGAAGAAAAAAAGCTTGTGCTTGAGCAGTCGGTGTATGAGTCGCCTGCCGTTAAACGTCAGGCAGCTCTTGATCTTGAAAGGGCAGAGCAGAACCTCCTGCAGTTGCAAAGAAACTATGAGTTGAAGGAAACTCAGGCCAGAAACACAGTGCTCAGGGCACAGGATGAAGTTCGTCGTAACCAGGAGATAGTAAGAGATATTCAGAATCTGTTTCAAGCCCTTGAGATTAAGGCTCCTATGCCTGGTATGGTTATTTATTCTTATGACCGTATGGGCAATAAGATCAAGGCCGGTAGCTCGGTAAGCCCCTGGGCCTCAATTATTGCTGAGTTGCCCGACCTTTCATCAATGATATCCAAGACATATATCAATGAGATAGATATTTCAAAGATTAAGAAAGGTCAAAAGGTTAAAGTTGGAGTTGATGCCTTCCCCGATAAGGTCTTTGACGGAGAGGTAATATCAGTTGCCAATATCGGTCAGACACTGCCAAATGGAGATACTAAGGTATTTGAGGTAATAGTGAAACTGTTTGGTTCGGATCCTGAACTGAGACCTGCGATGACAACAAGTAATATTATTACTGTAAGTGATCAGAAGGATGTGCTTTATATACCGCTTGAGTCAGTATTCAGGACAGACTCAACAAACTATGTATTCACCTATAAGTCAGGACTAGTAAGGCAGATTGTTGACCTTGGACCTGAAAACAGCAGTCATGTTGTAGTGAACAGGGGACTTGAAGAAGGTCAGATAGTAGTGATGAATGCCCCTGCTGATCCTGAGAGTTTGCCATTACTTGGAACTGACATATATGAGGACCTGCTAAAGAAGGCAGAGGAAGCAAAGAAGGAAGCTGCGGAGCGTCAACAAAGAGAAGCTGAAGAGAGTGAAGCTGACTCTGAAGGCTTTGGTCAATTTCCTGGTGGTCCCGGAGGACCAGGTGGTTTTCAAGGTGGACAACCAGGACAGGGTGGTCCTGGTGGTCAGGGAGGCTTCCAGGGTGGTCAGGGAGCTCCAGGTGGTATGTCTGCAGGTGGCCAGGGCGGTCGTGGAGGAGAGAGGAGAATCACACCTCCGGGTAGTAATTAA
- a CDS encoding efflux RND transporter periplasmic adaptor subunit, with translation MKKRLWQLVVPVAAVILTLVIYGITTREKDDEPDVVRVEKGVFEVVVTGMGELEALESTDIMIPEVLRTNEVRIRQITITDIVKEGTMVKKGDYVATLDPADVEERMRSAEDALELYRNNLENARIDSSLALSSARDEIRQARDLVTDREIKLEQSIYESAAVQRQAQIALETAQRSLEQKLRNYDQLRRRYRMQVERIEENLADQQEYMDKLIQLKRDLIIRAPANGLVVYARDGRNEKIKVGSRVNRWSARIAMLPNLSTLQAIAYVKEIDIAKIRPGLSVRVSIDAFPEDQFSGVVTRVANIGQEVQGEFYNAFKVEIKVDPSGKELLPGMTTTNNIVVESIRDAVMVPRLAVFKDSLLGDFVYKREGLNLVKQQIKTNGENDLYYMIHSGLKPGDKVMMKEPVKKDRLAVHHLEE, from the coding sequence ATGAAAAAGAGACTATGGCAATTGGTTGTGCCTGTAGCTGCGGTGATTCTGACACTGGTTATCTATGGTATTACGACAAGGGAGAAAGATGACGAACCGGATGTAGTAAGGGTTGAGAAGGGAGTCTTTGAGGTTGTCGTGACCGGTATGGGAGAGCTGGAGGCCCTTGAGTCAACAGACATAATGATTCCGGAAGTACTTAGAACCAACGAGGTCAGGATTAGGCAGATCACTATCACTGACATTGTTAAGGAAGGAACCATGGTTAAGAAGGGCGACTATGTTGCAACACTTGACCCGGCTGATGTTGAGGAAAGGATGAGGAGTGCAGAAGATGCACTGGAGTTGTATCGCAACAACCTTGAAAATGCCAGGATAGACAGTTCACTGGCCCTTTCAAGTGCCCGTGATGAAATCAGGCAGGCCCGTGACCTTGTGACAGACAGAGAAATTAAGTTGGAACAGTCTATATATGAATCTGCTGCTGTTCAAAGGCAGGCTCAGATTGCACTTGAGACAGCCCAAAGATCGCTTGAGCAAAAGCTGCGTAACTATGATCAGTTGAGAAGGCGTTACAGGATGCAGGTTGAGCGCATCGAGGAGAATCTTGCCGACCAGCAGGAGTATATGGATAAGCTTATTCAGCTCAAACGCGATCTTATTATTAGGGCACCTGCCAACGGTCTTGTAGTCTATGCACGTGATGGACGGAATGAAAAAATAAAGGTTGGCTCACGGGTAAACCGTTGGAGTGCCCGCATTGCCATGTTACCTAATCTGTCTACATTGCAAGCCATTGCATATGTAAAGGAAATTGACATAGCCAAGATTCGTCCGGGTCTGTCAGTAAGGGTAAGCATTGATGCCTTTCCTGAAGATCAATTCTCTGGTGTTGTAACCCGAGTTGCAAATATCGGACAGGAAGTTCAGGGTGAGTTTTATAATGCCTTCAAGGTAGAGATAAAGGTTGATCCTTCCGGGAAAGAGTTGTTGCCAGGTATGACAACCACCAACAATATTGTTGTAGAGTCTATCAGGGATGCTGTTATGGTGCCTCGTCTTGCAGTATTCAAAGACTCGTTATTAGGAGACTTTGTATATAAACGTGAAGGCCTTAATCTCGTTAAACAGCAGATAAAGACCAATGGCGAAAATGATCTCTATTACATGATCCATTCAGGCCTAAAGCCGGGTGATAAGGTAATGATGAAGGAGCCTGTAAAGAAGGATAGACTGGCTGTGCATCACCTTGAGGAATAG
- a CDS encoding ABC transporter permease produces the protein MNIIHLFTRYFHDVIIAVEAILANKMKSMLTALGIMFGVAAVISMLAIGKGAQQEVLEQIKLVGVNNIIVTPSETALGSPDAPSGGGIGSVKRFSPGLTLRDAEAIQAAIPTVNKVSPVISLNYHAVLNGKSYPVSLEGVSPYYFELLNVQLADGEIFTQDQSERGLPVCVIGDNIKNRFFSTEDPIGKYIKCGDTWLQVIGLIERRDFTASASDELGISSTDNKIFVPVKTMLLRFKDRARVDPEILESVTRAGANSTVSGDQAATKAEDQLDKIIIQVEETEHLGVTADIIKRMLLRRHSDIYDFEVTVPELLLKQQQKTNDIFNIVLGAIASISLVVGGIGIMNIMLASVWERIREIGTRQAIGASRKDIIVQFLSESTLISVSGGMIGIILGVIMARLINVMADIQTIVSVFSVLVAFGVSATVGIVFGYIPAKRAANQDPVESLRH, from the coding sequence ATGAATATAATACATCTTTTTACCCGATACTTTCATGATGTGATTATTGCCGTAGAGGCAATCCTCGCAAACAAGATGAAGTCAATGCTTACTGCATTGGGTATCATGTTTGGTGTGGCTGCGGTAATCAGCATGTTGGCAATCGGTAAGGGTGCACAGCAGGAAGTGTTGGAGCAAATCAAACTGGTTGGAGTAAATAATATTATAGTAACACCTTCAGAGACAGCCTTGGGTTCACCAGACGCACCCAGTGGTGGAGGCATTGGGTCAGTTAAGAGATTCTCCCCAGGTTTGACACTTAGGGATGCTGAAGCTATCCAGGCGGCTATTCCAACTGTCAACAAAGTTAGTCCGGTGATATCCCTCAATTATCATGCTGTACTCAATGGAAAGAGTTATCCTGTGTCACTAGAAGGGGTGTCTCCTTATTACTTCGAGTTGCTTAACGTGCAACTGGCTGACGGAGAAATTTTTACGCAGGATCAGAGCGAAAGGGGACTCCCTGTTTGTGTTATAGGTGATAATATTAAGAACAGGTTCTTTTCAACAGAGGATCCGATTGGCAAGTATATTAAGTGTGGGGACACCTGGTTACAGGTAATCGGACTTATTGAAAGACGTGACTTCACAGCTTCTGCATCTGACGAACTAGGTATCAGCAGTACTGACAACAAGATATTTGTGCCTGTCAAGACTATGTTGCTGAGGTTCAAGGATAGGGCAAGAGTTGATCCGGAAATTCTGGAGAGTGTTACCAGAGCCGGTGCCAATAGCACTGTGTCGGGCGATCAGGCGGCAACTAAGGCAGAGGACCAGCTTGATAAGATTATTATTCAGGTTGAGGAAACTGAGCACCTTGGAGTCACTGCTGATATAATAAAGAGAATGCTGCTTCGTCGTCATTCAGATATTTATGATTTTGAGGTTACTGTTCCCGAGTTATTGCTTAAGCAACAACAGAAGACCAATGATATTTTCAACATAGTGCTGGGGGCTATTGCTTCAATATCCCTTGTAGTTGGAGGTATCGGCATTATGAATATTATGTTGGCTTCAGTCTGGGAAAGAATCAGGGAGATAGGTACACGTCAGGCCATCGGAGCATCCCGAAAGGATATTATTGTACAGTTTCTGTCAGAATCCACTCTTATCAGCGTAAGTGGTGGTATGATCGGAATTATTCTGGGTGTGATAATGGCCCGGCTTATTAATGTGATGGCAGATATCCAGACCATAGTAAGCGTATTCTCAGTTCTGGTGGCCTTTGGAGTATCGGCCACGGTAGGAATAGTCTTTGGCTATATCCCTGCAAAGAGGGCAGCCAATCAGGATCCTGTGGAATCGTTGAGACATTGA
- a CDS encoding TolC family protein, which produces MSKSAMRLNHVLILLMMVLLPVSAKSQNREVIEVNMTLEEVIEMAQRQSLSYFRAKNMYLAEYWSFRSFKASRLPSLNLTATPVAYTNSIIPLQDGVGYRNNYSFVSNGALFIRQNVPLTGGTFDITSTLSRTYDYETGNTIFSSAPVSIGFKQSLNGYNRFRWESRMSPVQFERAKLAFIQDLEDIAYNATNYFFNVATAEINVRIAEINYANADTLYRIGKGRFEIGTITQDELLDLELSLLNARLEVSKSDINLKQAKATLNSFLGIADDIHVNCVLPDKLPPLRINVDEALNLALENNPDILGYKLQLLRAERNVAETTANTGLSANIEASLGVNRNALELSEVYESPFMQQQRANISLSIPIIDWGNRKGQIQMAKAQKDEVDASVKQSLVDFEQNALITFLNFNLQEDQVAIAAKADTVAQLGFDVTMQRFMIGKVDVIRLNSARNSLDAAKRNYISALRNYWTSYYDIRRIAMYDFINRQSLIRELDEFLQR; this is translated from the coding sequence ATGAGTAAGAGTGCTATGAGATTAAACCATGTATTAATACTGCTCATGATGGTTTTGCTGCCCGTTTCAGCAAAAAGCCAGAACAGGGAAGTTATAGAAGTTAACATGACTCTGGAGGAAGTCATTGAGATGGCGCAGAGGCAATCCCTGTCCTATTTTAGGGCCAAGAACATGTACCTTGCGGAGTATTGGTCATTCAGAAGTTTCAAGGCCAGCAGACTGCCGAGTTTGAACCTTACTGCAACACCTGTAGCCTATACTAATTCAATTATCCCGTTGCAGGACGGAGTTGGATACCGTAATAACTACAGTTTTGTATCGAATGGGGCCTTGTTTATACGTCAGAATGTGCCATTAACAGGTGGTACTTTTGATATTACTTCAACTTTGTCAAGAACATACGACTACGAAACCGGGAATACCATATTTTCTTCGGCTCCGGTAAGTATTGGTTTTAAACAATCACTAAATGGATATAACAGGTTTCGCTGGGAGTCTAGAATGTCACCTGTTCAATTTGAACGTGCAAAGCTTGCTTTCATTCAGGATCTTGAGGATATAGCATATAATGCAACAAACTATTTCTTTAATGTAGCCACGGCTGAGATTAATGTCCGTATAGCCGAAATCAACTATGCCAATGCCGATACTCTTTACAGGATTGGAAAGGGGCGTTTTGAGATTGGTACCATCACTCAGGATGAACTATTGGATCTTGAACTAAGTCTACTTAATGCAAGGCTAGAAGTAAGCAAATCTGATATCAATCTGAAGCAGGCCAAAGCTACTTTGAATTCATTTCTTGGTATTGCAGATGATATTCATGTTAATTGCGTTTTGCCTGATAAGTTGCCTCCATTAAGAATTAATGTCGATGAAGCGCTCAACCTAGCGTTGGAGAATAATCCGGATATTTTGGGTTATAAGCTACAGTTGTTGAGAGCAGAGCGGAATGTGGCTGAGACAACGGCAAACACGGGGCTTAGCGCAAATATAGAAGCCAGTCTCGGTGTAAACAGGAATGCTTTGGAATTGAGTGAGGTGTATGAGAGTCCATTTATGCAACAGCAAAGGGCAAACATATCACTTAGTATACCGATTATTGACTGGGGTAATAGGAAGGGACAAATTCAGATGGCTAAGGCCCAGAAGGATGAAGTTGATGCATCAGTCAAGCAGTCACTTGTAGATTTTGAGCAGAATGCATTGATTACTTTCCTCAATTTCAACCTTCAGGAGGATCAGGTGGCAATTGCTGCCAAAGCTGATACTGTTGCCCAGCTTGGATTTGATGTAACAATGCAGCGTTTTATGATAGGCAAGGTTGACGTTATTCGTCTGAACTCAGCCAGAAATAGTCTGGATGCTGCAAAGAGGAACTATATATCTGCACTTAGAAACTACTGGACAAGTTATTACGACATCCGTAGAATTGCGATGTATGATTTTATTAACCGTCAGTCCCTGATCAGGGAGCTGGATGAGTTCTTACAACGATAG